AATGCCTTTATACCACACACCATCtatattgtataatttaatttgtaaaatttaaaatttatcttttaaattaaattatgtcacgtaAATAATGTGTGGTGCAAATACcttaaaatagaattattctttagACAAATCAAGtaaactaattttaaatttaaatatatctgATTGATTATCACGGGCAGCTATGCATGTGTTGCCATCAACatccttttaaaattttgactCAAAGATGAGTGAAGTTAGTAGAGGCTTAGAAATGGTGGGAAGGGGTGAGGTGTGAGATTCCTACATTGCACAGTACACTTATCCTCCCACCAGCCACTCGTTCCCCCCTCTAATATCCTCCACCCAATCTTATAATCCAGTCccgaaaacaacaacaaatacaAAAGATCCTACACCGTCTTTTTCATGCTTCTTATAAAACCatcatatttttcatctcttgCTCTATTTCAATCTGCATCATAACCATGGCTACTGCAGTAACTTCTACGGTCTCATTTCCATCCTCCAAGTCTGCATCTCTTCCCTCAAGAACCAGTATTATCTCACCAGAAAGAATCTCCTTCAAGAAGGCGAGTATCAGCATAATTACAGTAGAATTTACACAGTTTTGGTACTGTTGATCGTTGTTACAGGCTTGGAGTTTATGACCTGGTAATTTGGTTCTTGCAGGTTCCTCTGCACTATAGGGATGTTTCTGTTGCAGGAAGAGTGGTTTCTGTCAGAGCCCAGGTCACCACAGAGGCTCCTGCTAAAAAGGTTGAGAAGGAATCCAAGAAAATGGAGGAAGGTGTGGTTGTGAACAAGTATAAGCCTAAGGAACCTTACGTTGGGAGATGCCTCCTTAACACTAAGATTACTGGGGATGATGCTCCTGGAGAAACTTGGCACATGGTCTTCAGCACTGATGGTATGAGATCATTTGCTTTCTTATTCTCCATCAACATTTAAAGGTGACTTTGTTTTTAACTCTTCAATATGCAGTATACATTAGGAATCTAAGAAGAACATCTTTAATATACAGAACTTTGATTGATTAATCTGACCTGAGGTTGATATAGAAATCCGTCTTGCTGAGCTGAACTGTTGGTTTTCTTGGCTTAGGGGAGGTTCCCTACAGAGAAGGGCAATCAATTGGGGTAATTGCAGATGGTATTGACAAGAATGGAAAGCCTCACAAGTTGAGACTATACTCCATTGCCAGCAGTGCCCTTGGCGACTTTGGAGACTCCAAAACTGTATGCTCTTAATTTACATCGATTAATCTTTTATCTGACAGCAAAAGTGCctaattttacaatttctcttctaatgtttttgggttttgtcATGTTTGTATTATGTTTATTACATTAatcaccttttcttttcttttggtttacAAAAAAACATTCGGTTGTCTGATTTTTCTTTACCTTCATTCAGGTTTCTCTGTGTGTCAAACGGCTTGTATACACTAATGATAAAGGAGAACTTGTTAAAGGAGTCTGCTCAAATTTCTTGTGTAAGGATTAGTCTGTAGTTCCCTG
This genomic interval from Juglans microcarpa x Juglans regia isolate MS1-56 chromosome 4D, Jm3101_v1.0, whole genome shotgun sequence contains the following:
- the LOC121259648 gene encoding ferredoxin--NADP reductase, leaf-type isozyme, chloroplastic, yielding MATAVTSTVSFPSSKSASLPSRTSIISPERISFKKVPLHYRDVSVAGRVVSVRAQVTTEAPAKKVEKESKKMEEGVVVNKYKPKEPYVGRCLLNTKITGDDAPGETWHMVFSTDGEVPYREGQSIGVIADGIDKNGKPHKLRLYSIASSALGDFGDSKTVSLCVKRLVYTNDKGELVKGVCSNFLCDLKPGSEVKITGPVGKEMLMPKDPTATIVMLATGTGIAPFRSFLWKMFFEKHDDYKFNGLAWLFLGVPTSSSLLYKEEFEKMKEKAPENFRLDFAVSREQTNEKGEKMYIQTRMAQYAEELWELLKKDNTYVYMCGLKGMEKGIDEIMLSLAARDGIDWLDYKKKLKKAEQWNVEVY